A genomic stretch from Candidatus Binataceae bacterium includes:
- a CDS encoding Gfo/Idh/MocA family oxidoreductase: protein MMLRGAISGFGEVAAQAHLAGWRTRPDVNIVAIHDPVSERRHHAMRLIPNIRVYDDLELMLDGERLDFVDVASPPTYHAATARMALEAGAHVLVEKPLCLARDEFDSLRDSATSRGRVLMCVHNWKYAATYRLAHDLVAAGRVGKIGYLALDRLRTAPAGGGTGMGGRWRLGAASGGGILVDHGWHVFYLMRWLMGGIDPEAVTAVLSAGQAAPVEEVADLRVIFPGDRIASTHLSWRAPVRRTRAMLYGSEAALEIEDGRVVLTARSGTSEDLSPAPEADDSYHSAWFAGMAADFERAIRNEATAGVVAAENLAEAHAALALTLGAQESARQGGNQVKLR from the coding sequence ATGATGCTGCGCGGAGCGATCTCAGGCTTCGGCGAGGTTGCCGCGCAGGCCCATCTGGCCGGATGGCGCACGCGCCCCGACGTCAATATCGTTGCGATTCACGACCCGGTCTCCGAACGGCGCCATCACGCGATGCGTCTCATCCCGAACATACGCGTGTATGACGATCTCGAACTGATGCTCGACGGCGAGCGGCTGGACTTTGTGGACGTGGCAAGTCCGCCCACCTATCACGCGGCGACGGCGCGGATGGCGCTTGAAGCCGGTGCTCACGTCCTGGTCGAGAAGCCGCTTTGCCTCGCGCGCGACGAGTTCGATTCGTTGCGCGACTCCGCCACAAGCCGCGGCCGCGTGCTGATGTGCGTCCACAACTGGAAGTACGCCGCCACCTATCGGCTTGCGCACGACCTCGTGGCGGCAGGGCGGGTCGGCAAAATTGGGTACCTCGCGCTCGACCGCCTACGGACGGCGCCTGCCGGTGGCGGCACCGGCATGGGTGGGCGATGGCGCCTCGGCGCGGCGAGCGGCGGCGGAATCCTGGTGGATCACGGATGGCACGTCTTCTACCTGATGCGGTGGCTGATGGGCGGTATCGACCCCGAGGCGGTCACGGCCGTCCTCAGCGCCGGGCAGGCGGCGCCGGTCGAGGAGGTCGCCGACCTCCGCGTGATTTTTCCCGGCGACAGGATCGCCTCCACTCATCTGAGTTGGCGCGCGCCGGTGCGCCGCACTCGCGCGATGCTCTACGGCAGCGAGGCGGCGCTTGAAATCGAGGATGGCCGCGTCGTCCTGACCGCGCGGTCCGGGACATCCGAGGATCTCTCGCCTGCGCCCGAAGCCGACGACTCCTACCATTCCGCATGGTTCGCTGGGATGGCCGCCGACTTTGAGCGGGCAATCCGCAATGAAGCTACGGCGGGGGTCGTTGCGGCGGAAAACCTGGCCGAGGCGCATGCCGCGCTCGCCTTGACGCTGGGCGCCCAGGAATCAGCCCGGCAAGGCGGCAATCAGGTTAAGCTTCGATGA
- a CDS encoding alcohol dehydrogenase catalytic domain-containing protein: MARQAVLFAPRDLRLCDFTPPRPGAGELLLRVKCALSCGTDLKTYRRGHPVWRLPTPFGHEFSGVVAEVGEGVRGFNEGDELMAAPTAPCGACFHCLRGQENLCPQAMEKMVMGAYADFLLLPAHVVARNAFRKPPALAFEEAALLEPLSCVVHAQALARPEAFESVLIIGAGAFGLLHMLALRAGGVSEIAIAGRGADRLEWAGRLGADRVIDVAKGDPAAEVARLNGGFGPDLVIECTGQVEGWRDAFARVRRGGRVVFFGGCAAGTALEIDTRRMHYDNLTLIAPFHFRPRDVRRAYELLADGRLGAGRIINAHSSLADIAGVFAMLERGTVLKCAVTP; the protein is encoded by the coding sequence GTGGCGCGGCAGGCTGTGCTCTTTGCGCCGCGAGACCTTCGGCTTTGCGATTTCACGCCGCCCCGTCCCGGTGCCGGCGAGCTTTTGCTGCGTGTCAAATGCGCGCTCAGTTGCGGCACCGATCTCAAGACTTATCGCCGCGGCCATCCGGTGTGGCGGTTGCCCACGCCGTTTGGGCACGAGTTTTCTGGCGTGGTGGCCGAGGTCGGCGAGGGCGTGCGCGGCTTCAATGAGGGCGACGAGCTGATGGCGGCGCCCACCGCGCCCTGTGGCGCTTGCTTCCATTGCCTGCGCGGGCAGGAAAATCTCTGTCCGCAGGCGATGGAGAAGATGGTGATGGGCGCGTATGCGGATTTTCTGCTGCTGCCCGCCCATGTGGTCGCGCGCAATGCTTTTCGCAAGCCGCCGGCGCTCGCATTCGAAGAGGCCGCTTTGCTCGAACCGCTCTCCTGCGTCGTTCACGCGCAGGCGCTCGCGCGGCCCGAGGCCTTCGAGAGCGTCCTGATAATCGGTGCCGGCGCCTTTGGTCTGCTCCACATGCTCGCGCTCCGCGCGGGTGGAGTGAGCGAGATCGCAATCGCCGGACGCGGCGCGGACCGCCTGGAGTGGGCGGGACGATTGGGCGCGGACCGCGTGATCGACGTTGCCAAGGGCGATCCGGCGGCCGAGGTGGCGCGGCTCAACGGCGGTTTCGGCCCCGACCTGGTGATCGAGTGCACGGGGCAGGTCGAGGGATGGCGTGACGCGTTCGCGCGCGTGCGCCGCGGCGGCCGGGTGGTGTTCTTCGGCGGATGCGCGGCGGGTACCGCGCTCGAGATCGACACGCGGCGCATGCACTACGACAATCTGACGCTGATTGCGCCGTTTCACTTTCGTCCGCGCGACGTGCGCCGCGCGTACGAGTTGCTCGCGGACGGCCGCCTGGGTGCCGGCCGCATCATCAATGCGCATAGTTCGCTTGCGGATATCGCTGGAGTCTTTGCGATGCTCGAGCGAGGCACGGTGTTGAAATGCGCAGTTACGCCTTGA
- a CDS encoding farnesyl diphosphate synthase — protein MAEEVKSDRRDHAHDHERVHGAAAAANNGQHTAAADGHPRAQSNAPAFELDRYLRERAALVERALTGAVNGSGGASAPAGRLFEAMRYSLLAGGKRLRPVLALAACEAVGGRLEAAMGFACAIEMIHTYSLIHDDLPCMDDDDLRRGRPTNHKIYGEAVATLAGDALLTDAFTVLARSGVASSAAPPAALLTTVAELAEAAGSAGMVAGQVIDLLGEGRNLTVQELEYLHRRKTGALFIAAVRGGARLGGAGGAELAALEAYARALGLAFQVIDDILDVEASTEQMGKRTGKDVAHGKNTYPRLIGLDKSWQLARDLERRALHALDAFDHRAEPLRALASFTVERRL, from the coding sequence ATGGCGGAGGAAGTGAAATCCGACCGGCGGGATCATGCGCACGACCATGAGCGAGTGCATGGCGCTGCCGCAGCTGCGAATAACGGTCAGCACACTGCCGCGGCCGACGGCCATCCGCGGGCGCAGAGCAATGCGCCGGCGTTTGAACTCGACCGCTACCTGCGCGAACGCGCGGCGCTCGTCGAGCGCGCGCTCACCGGCGCAGTCAACGGCAGCGGTGGCGCAAGCGCTCCGGCCGGCCGCCTGTTCGAGGCGATGCGCTACAGCCTGCTGGCGGGCGGCAAACGGCTGCGCCCGGTGCTGGCTCTCGCGGCGTGCGAAGCGGTAGGCGGCAGGCTCGAGGCCGCGATGGGCTTCGCGTGCGCGATCGAGATGATTCATACCTATTCGCTCATCCACGACGATTTGCCCTGCATGGACGACGACGACTTGCGCCGCGGCCGTCCGACCAATCACAAGATTTACGGTGAAGCGGTCGCGACGCTCGCCGGTGACGCATTGTTGACCGACGCCTTCACGGTTCTGGCGCGCTCCGGCGTGGCTTCGAGCGCCGCGCCGCCGGCGGCCCTGCTCACGACTGTCGCCGAACTGGCCGAGGCCGCGGGATCGGCCGGGATGGTGGCGGGGCAGGTGATCGATCTGCTCGGTGAAGGCCGCAACCTGACGGTGCAGGAACTGGAGTACCTGCATCGCAGGAAAACCGGGGCGTTGTTCATCGCCGCAGTGCGCGGCGGCGCGCGATTGGGCGGAGCCGGCGGGGCCGAACTCGCCGCGCTCGAGGCCTACGCGCGCGCGCTCGGCCTCGCCTTCCAGGTGATCGACGACATCCTCGACGTCGAAGCTTCGACCGAGCAGATGGGCAAGCGCACCGGCAAGGACGTGGCGCACGGAAAGAATACCTATCCGCGCCTCATCGGGCTCGACAAATCATGGCAGCTCGCGCGCGACCTCGAGCGCCGCGCTCTGCACGCGCTCGACGCTTTCGACCATCGCGCCGAACCGCTGCGGGCGCTCGCGAGTTTCACCGTGGAGCGGAGGCTGTGA
- a CDS encoding LLM class F420-dependent oxidoreductase — protein sequence MKIGLLMPFTEDTANPADFCRTAEALGFESMWVPEHPILPVNPKTPFPQGGPIPPVYSHMGDQFVALSMAAAATKRLKLATGICLVPEHNPMILAKQIGSLDSFSSGRFIFGVGAGWLREETELLGGDFPRRWTQTAEYVAAMRELWSKGEASFEGKYVRFPAIRSYPRPAQPAGPPVLLGSRDKNALKRVAKWGDGWCPIRITVDEMKQATAELREECHKAGRDYSRLDLTVMGSLGDEHAKAHDELGKYAALGVGRFVIALVAGALGPEKYAPELERLAKVYL from the coding sequence ATGAAAATCGGACTGCTGATGCCGTTCACCGAGGATACCGCCAACCCCGCCGACTTCTGCCGCACGGCAGAGGCGCTGGGCTTCGAATCGATGTGGGTGCCCGAGCATCCGATACTCCCCGTCAATCCCAAGACGCCTTTCCCGCAAGGCGGACCGATTCCGCCGGTCTATTCGCATATGGGCGATCAGTTCGTCGCGCTCAGCATGGCTGCCGCGGCGACAAAGAGGTTGAAACTCGCGACCGGCATCTGCCTGGTGCCCGAGCACAACCCGATGATCCTGGCCAAGCAGATCGGCAGCCTCGACAGCTTTTCCAGCGGCCGCTTCATCTTCGGCGTCGGCGCGGGATGGCTGCGCGAAGAGACCGAGCTGCTCGGCGGCGACTTTCCGCGTCGCTGGACGCAGACCGCCGAATACGTCGCGGCGATGCGCGAGCTGTGGAGCAAGGGCGAGGCGTCGTTCGAAGGAAAGTACGTGCGCTTTCCCGCGATCCGCTCGTATCCGCGGCCGGCCCAGCCGGCCGGACCTCCGGTGCTGCTCGGCAGCCGCGACAAGAACGCGCTCAAGCGCGTTGCCAAGTGGGGCGACGGATGGTGCCCGATTCGCATCACCGTCGATGAGATGAAGCAGGCGACCGCCGAGTTGCGCGAGGAATGCCACAAGGCCGGCCGCGACTACAGCAGGCTCGATCTCACGGTGATGGGTTCGCTCGGCGACGAGCACGCCAAAGCCCATGACGAACTTGGCAAGTATGCCGCGCTTGGCGTCGGCCGTTTCGTGATCGCGCTGGTCGCCGGTGCGCTCGGGCCGGAGAAGTACGCGCCGGAACTCGAACGGCTGGCCAAGGTGTATCTCTGA
- a CDS encoding TetR/AcrR family transcriptional regulator, protein MASDSQPTLQEKPQDSRDEILNAAIPLFARRGFHETSMSEVAREAKVSKALIFWHFKTKEDLFLAVLNRLLEPYFIDFAEEVGALDERAQLRKLVQSYLLFVRENAPSVRFFLGQLLHGEKVPEELATQVMKLYDGYRELMVDIVRRAQEKNLCSRDIAPEAAANFTVSALNGSLLGFLFTGSTSEDLSRAVTMLEEWLFRDSANRPAEGGKAVA, encoded by the coding sequence ATGGCGTCCGATTCGCAGCCGACTTTGCAGGAAAAACCTCAGGATTCGCGGGATGAAATCCTTAACGCGGCGATCCCCCTGTTCGCCCGCCGCGGATTTCATGAAACTTCGATGTCCGAGGTTGCGCGCGAGGCGAAGGTCAGCAAGGCGCTGATCTTTTGGCATTTCAAGACCAAGGAGGATCTCTTCCTCGCGGTCCTCAACCGGTTGCTTGAGCCGTATTTCATCGACTTTGCCGAAGAGGTCGGAGCGCTTGACGAGCGCGCGCAGCTCCGCAAGCTGGTGCAATCGTACCTGCTTTTCGTGCGCGAGAACGCTCCTTCGGTGCGCTTCTTCCTTGGCCAACTGCTGCACGGCGAGAAGGTCCCCGAGGAACTCGCCACTCAGGTGATGAAACTGTATGACGGCTACCGTGAACTGATGGTCGACATCGTCCGCCGCGCGCAGGAGAAGAATCTTTGCTCGCGCGACATCGCGCCCGAGGCGGCTGCCAACTTCACCGTCTCGGCGCTCAACGGCTCGCTGCTGGGCTTCCTGTTCACAGGCAGCACGTCCGAAGACTTGAGCCGGGCGGTCACGATGCTCGAGGAGTGGCTGTTCCGCGATTCTGCGAATCGCCCCGCGGAAGGCGGCAAGGCTGTCGCTTGA
- the hpnH gene encoding adenosyl-hopene transferase HpnH: MRIPLKLMLDLGRYMRRKRRAGEKYFPLVLMLEPLHACNLACIGCGRIVEYKDTIRDQMPLEEALGAAEEADAPIVSVCGGEPLMYKHIVPLASGLIEQKRHVQICTNAILLERFVRQVGPSPYLSFNVHIDGMRETHDRVVDRAGVFDTCVRMIKLLKEKGYRVQTNSTIFRETGAEEIEELVRMLGGLGVDGMLLTPGYHYQVLTNDEIYLKREEMPLKFKRVRKLADDYKIINTPIYLDYLVGDRDLLCSPWTTVTRNPQGWKGPCYLITNGHYKTFSQMHQATDWEYYRTKQDVRCRDCKLHSGFEGTVALQFGENLKDSWRMVRHYMS; encoded by the coding sequence ATGCGAATACCGCTGAAGCTGATGCTGGACCTCGGACGCTACATGCGCCGCAAGCGGCGTGCGGGCGAGAAATACTTCCCGCTGGTGCTGATGCTGGAACCGCTGCATGCGTGCAACCTCGCTTGTATCGGATGCGGCCGGATCGTCGAATACAAGGACACGATCCGCGACCAGATGCCGCTGGAGGAGGCGCTCGGCGCAGCAGAGGAAGCCGACGCGCCGATCGTTTCGGTCTGCGGCGGCGAACCGCTGATGTACAAGCATATTGTGCCGCTGGCCAGCGGGTTGATCGAGCAAAAGCGGCACGTGCAGATCTGCACCAACGCGATCCTGCTCGAACGCTTCGTGCGGCAGGTCGGTCCCAGCCCCTATCTGAGCTTCAACGTTCATATCGACGGCATGCGCGAGACTCACGACCGCGTGGTCGATCGCGCCGGCGTGTTCGACACCTGCGTGCGCATGATCAAACTTCTCAAGGAGAAGGGCTATCGCGTGCAGACCAACTCGACGATCTTCCGCGAAACCGGCGCGGAAGAGATCGAGGAGCTGGTCAGGATGCTCGGCGGGCTCGGCGTCGACGGGATGCTGCTCACACCGGGTTATCACTACCAGGTGCTGACCAACGACGAGATATACCTCAAGCGCGAAGAGATGCCGTTGAAGTTCAAGCGCGTGCGCAAGCTCGCCGACGACTATAAGATCATCAATACTCCGATATATCTCGACTACCTGGTGGGTGACCGCGACCTTTTGTGCAGCCCGTGGACCACCGTCACGCGTAATCCACAAGGCTGGAAGGGCCCCTGTTACCTCATCACCAACGGCCACTACAAGACCTTCAGCCAGATGCATCAGGCGACCGATTGGGAGTACTACCGCACCAAGCAGGACGTTCGATGCCGCGATTGCAAGCTGCATTCGGGCTTCGAGGGGACCGTGGCGCTGCAGTTCGGGGAGAATCTGAAGGATTCGTGGCGGATGGTGCGCCACTATATGTCCTGA
- the hpnC gene encoding squalene synthase HpnC — protein sequence MDAEGANHPNSAVLADGARDAAVTPAAESDSAALAAAYQLCGRLARSHYENFTVASWLMPRAMRKHLHAIYAYARMADDFADEERSLARLDEWERELDFAYAGAPRHPVFVALADTARRFDIPREPFADLLRAFRSDLDFRGFETIDDLLGYSRYSADPVGRIVLYLFGYRDAERQHLSDRVCSGLQLANFWQDVAIDLEKGRVYLPRADMARFGVTVEDLRVHNANSSFAALMRHEVACARGLLLAGAQLAAMVDKRLSRDIRMFAGGGLAILRAIEHAGYDVLHRRPALGKVDYLRLGWRALRGRLEA from the coding sequence GTGGACGCCGAGGGCGCGAACCACCCGAACTCCGCCGTGCTGGCAGACGGCGCGCGCGACGCTGCAGTGACGCCGGCCGCGGAGTCCGATTCCGCAGCGCTCGCCGCAGCTTACCAATTATGCGGGCGGCTCGCGCGCTCGCACTACGAGAACTTCACCGTCGCGTCCTGGCTGATGCCGCGTGCGATGCGCAAGCACTTGCATGCGATTTACGCTTACGCGCGCATGGCCGACGACTTTGCCGACGAGGAGCGTAGCCTCGCCCGGCTCGACGAATGGGAGCGCGAGCTCGATTTCGCCTACGCCGGGGCGCCGCGCCATCCGGTGTTCGTGGCGCTCGCCGACACCGCGCGCCGTTTCGATATTCCGCGCGAGCCCTTCGCAGACCTGCTGCGCGCGTTTCGCTCCGATCTCGACTTTCGCGGCTTCGAGACCATCGACGACCTGCTGGGCTATTCGCGCTACTCGGCCGATCCGGTCGGGCGCATCGTGCTCTACCTGTTCGGCTACCGCGACGCCGAGCGGCAGCATCTGTCCGACCGGGTGTGCAGCGGCCTGCAACTTGCGAACTTCTGGCAGGACGTCGCGATCGATCTCGAAAAGGGGCGCGTCTATCTGCCGCGGGCGGACATGGCGCGGTTCGGGGTAACGGTCGAGGACCTCCGCGTGCACAACGCCAACTCGAGCTTCGCGGCGTTGATGCGGCATGAAGTTGCCTGCGCGCGCGGATTGCTGCTCGCGGGCGCGCAGCTCGCCGCGATGGTGGACAAGCGGCTCTCGCGCGACATCAGGATGTTCGCCGGCGGCGGGCTCGCGATCCTGCGTGCGATCGAGCACGCGGGCTACGACGTGCTGCACCGCCGTCCGGCGCTCGGCAAGGTCGATTACCTGCGCCTGGGATGGCGGGCGCTGCGAGGACGGCTTGAAGCCTGA
- the hpnD gene encoding presqualene diphosphate synthase HpnD, with protein MKPEGIAVASMPAADAALREDYARCASITRRSSSNFYYAFMLLPAERRYALYSVYAFCRFVDDIADDDAGGEAKRKPAELLALWRGELDRVYTGAPTHPISRALAHNVRRFAIPRHYFEEIIDGVEMDLGRKRYATFEELRLYCYRVASAVGLVCIEIFGYRNPRTREYAENLGLAFQLTNIIRDLSEDAARGRIYLPLEDLARFGVSEDDILGGADTLELRGLLEYEVERARAFYTLAESALPAEDRAALVCAEAMHSIYRALLERIASKGCGVVGRRHRISTPRKLYLVGRTWAGTRLMTRGQVRDG; from the coding sequence TTGAAGCCTGAGGGCATCGCGGTTGCCTCGATGCCCGCGGCGGATGCGGCGCTGCGGGAGGATTACGCGCGCTGCGCGTCGATCACGCGCCGCTCCTCGTCGAATTTCTACTATGCCTTCATGCTGTTGCCGGCCGAGCGGCGCTATGCGCTCTACTCGGTCTATGCCTTTTGCCGATTCGTTGACGATATTGCCGACGATGACGCCGGCGGGGAGGCGAAGCGCAAGCCGGCCGAGTTGCTGGCGCTCTGGCGCGGCGAGCTCGATCGCGTGTACACCGGCGCGCCGACTCATCCGATCTCACGCGCGCTAGCGCACAACGTGCGCCGCTTCGCGATCCCGCGCCACTACTTCGAGGAAATTATCGACGGCGTCGAGATGGACCTCGGGCGCAAGCGCTACGCGACCTTCGAAGAGCTGCGCCTGTACTGCTACCGCGTCGCCTCGGCGGTCGGTCTGGTGTGTATCGAGATTTTCGGTTACCGCAATCCGCGCACGCGCGAGTACGCGGAAAATCTCGGCCTCGCCTTCCAGCTTACCAATATTATCCGCGACCTGAGCGAGGACGCGGCCCGCGGCCGAATCTATCTGCCGCTCGAGGACCTCGCGCGTTTCGGCGTGAGCGAAGACGATATCCTCGGCGGCGCCGACACGCTCGAGCTGCGCGGCCTGCTCGAGTACGAAGTCGAACGCGCGCGCGCATTCTACACGCTGGCCGAGAGCGCGCTTCCCGCGGAAGACCGCGCCGCCCTGGTCTGTGCCGAAGCGATGCACTCGATCTATCGCGCGCTGCTCGAGCGGATCGCGAGCAAAGGATGCGGCGTGGTCGGCCGCCGTCATCGTATCTCCACTCCGCGCAAGCTCTACCTGGTCGGCCGCACCTGGGCGGGCACGCGGCTGATGACGCGGGGGCAGGTGCGCGATGGTTGA
- the shc gene encoding squalene--hopene cyclase encodes MSEAIDMVNGRVAEPAPEHAAEQRSAAASPRDEFAAKLQSCIDRAQRALLALQRPEGYWQGALEANAEMNSEYIIFNRFMGVHDPETDAKLKRHLLDLQQADGSWNLFPGGEGDLSTSIEAYFALKLTGLRAGDEQLMQARRWILSRGGIARSGTLARFYLAAMNQVPWDCTTAVPVEWLLTPNWLPVNIYELSSWARGTLVALMLLRAGRPVVETDWREGVLELYIQPPHFTKFELPRPRRFWSPRHLFNLADRLLRLYDRHHLKGMRRRAIAEAERWLLEHQDANGSWGGIQPCYLLSTMALKGLGYRNDHPVIEKALAATRELIWDQGDSILFQPCVSPNWDTGLAAKALIDSGLAPDHPALRDAAKWLIDHQILKRGDWSVKRPHLEPGGWAFEFYNDWYPDVDDAAVILMALADSDADDAAARERAISRGANWVMGMQSKDGGFAAFDVDNDATWFNYATFAADTEAATDPSCPDLTGRVLEMMAAVGYRSDHPVARRAIRWLKHEQESDGSWWGRWGVNHIYGTSAALSGLRAIGMSPSEPWIQRAAAWLKSKQNADGGWGESCLSDKEPAWRGRGTSTPSQTAWAMIGLLAAEDGISPYLVRGLQWFVERQRETGDWEETEFTGTGFPNHFYLRYHLYAHYFPLMALGRLRKRMMELAAN; translated from the coding sequence ATGAGTGAAGCTATCGACATGGTCAACGGCAGAGTTGCGGAGCCGGCGCCGGAGCACGCCGCCGAGCAGAGGTCGGCGGCGGCGTCGCCGCGCGACGAATTTGCCGCCAAGCTCCAGTCCTGCATCGACCGCGCGCAGCGCGCGCTGCTCGCGCTGCAGCGTCCCGAGGGCTACTGGCAGGGTGCGCTCGAAGCCAATGCCGAGATGAACTCGGAGTACATCATCTTCAACCGCTTTATGGGCGTGCACGATCCCGAAACGGACGCCAAGCTCAAGCGCCATCTGCTCGATCTGCAGCAGGCCGACGGAAGCTGGAATCTGTTTCCGGGCGGCGAGGGCGATCTCTCGACCTCGATCGAAGCTTACTTCGCGCTCAAGCTGACCGGACTGCGCGCCGGTGACGAACAGCTGATGCAGGCGCGGCGATGGATCCTCTCGCGCGGTGGAATCGCCCGCTCGGGCACGCTCGCGCGCTTCTACCTCGCGGCGATGAACCAGGTGCCGTGGGATTGCACGACCGCGGTGCCGGTGGAGTGGCTGCTCACGCCCAACTGGCTCCCGGTCAATATCTACGAGCTTTCTTCATGGGCGCGCGGCACGCTGGTTGCCCTGATGCTGCTCCGCGCGGGGCGTCCGGTGGTCGAAACCGACTGGCGCGAGGGCGTCCTCGAACTCTATATCCAGCCGCCGCATTTCACCAAGTTCGAATTGCCGCGCCCGCGTCGCTTCTGGTCGCCGCGCCATCTTTTCAATCTCGCCGACCGGCTCCTGCGCCTCTACGATCGCCATCACCTCAAGGGCATGCGGCGCAGGGCGATCGCGGAGGCGGAGCGCTGGTTGCTCGAGCATCAGGACGCCAACGGATCGTGGGGCGGAATTCAGCCCTGCTACCTGCTGAGCACGATGGCGCTCAAGGGGCTCGGCTACCGCAACGACCATCCGGTGATCGAAAAAGCACTCGCGGCGACGCGCGAGCTGATCTGGGATCAGGGCGATTCGATTCTCTTTCAGCCGTGCGTGTCGCCCAATTGGGACACCGGGCTCGCCGCCAAGGCCTTGATCGATTCGGGCCTCGCGCCCGACCATCCGGCGCTGCGTGACGCGGCCAAATGGCTCATCGATCATCAGATACTCAAGCGCGGCGACTGGTCGGTCAAGCGGCCCCACCTCGAGCCCGGCGGATGGGCGTTCGAGTTCTACAACGACTGGTATCCCGACGTCGACGACGCCGCAGTCATTCTGATGGCGCTCGCGGATTCCGACGCGGACGACGCCGCCGCGCGCGAGCGCGCGATCAGCCGCGGCGCCAACTGGGTGATGGGTATGCAATCGAAGGACGGCGGTTTCGCCGCTTTCGATGTCGACAACGATGCCACCTGGTTCAACTACGCGACCTTCGCCGCCGACACCGAGGCAGCCACCGATCCGAGCTGTCCCGATTTGACCGGCCGCGTGCTCGAGATGATGGCGGCGGTCGGCTACCGCTCCGACCACCCGGTTGCGCGCCGCGCTATCCGATGGCTCAAGCACGAGCAGGAGAGCGACGGTTCGTGGTGGGGGCGATGGGGCGTCAACCATATCTACGGCACCAGCGCCGCACTGTCGGGGTTGCGGGCGATCGGCATGAGTCCCTCCGAGCCGTGGATTCAGCGTGCCGCAGCCTGGCTCAAGTCGAAACAGAACGCGGACGGCGGATGGGGCGAGAGCTGTCTGAGCGACAAGGAACCGGCGTGGCGCGGCCGCGGGACCAGCACACCGTCGCAGACCGCGTGGGCGATGATCGGGCTGCTGGCCGCCGAGGACGGTATCAGCCCCTACCTGGTCCGCGGTCTGCAATGGTTCGTCGAGCGACAGCGCGAAACCGGCGATTGGGAGGAGACCGAGTTTACCGGAACCGGCTTTCCCAATCATTTCTACCTGCGCTATCACCTCTATGCGCATTATTTTCCCCTGATGGCGCTGGGACGCCTGCGCAAGCGGATGATGGAGCTCGCTGCCAACTGA
- a CDS encoding 1-deoxy-D-xylulose-5-phosphate reductoisomerase produces MKAVAILGSTGSVGVTTLDVVERFHDRFRVVAIAAGSNIDLLVKQTERHRPEIVSVATAELASELKRRLGPACGVEICHGREGAIAVATHPAAAIVVSALVGALGLGPTLAAIAAGKDIAFANKEVLVVAGEMMTAAVRERGVRLLPVDSEHNAIFQCLEGRGRAGLKRIVLTASGGPFLRLPADRFASITVAEALNHPTWRMGNKITIDSATLMNKGLEVIEAHWLFDLPAERIDVVIHPQSVIHSMVEMIDGSVIAEMAEPDMAIPVAYALAFPDRLPLDHLKPLSLVERGNLTFEEPDPARFPCLGLAYHALEAGGTMAACLNAANEELVAAFLGGRSRFADIPRHLETVMTRHTNCPARTLEDLYEVDGWARAQARELIGQAPAASL; encoded by the coding sequence GTGAAGGCGGTCGCAATTCTCGGCTCGACAGGCTCGGTCGGCGTCACCACGCTTGACGTGGTCGAACGTTTCCACGACCGGTTTCGCGTAGTCGCGATCGCCGCGGGCAGCAATATCGACCTGCTCGTCAAACAGACCGAGCGCCACCGGCCCGAAATCGTTTCGGTGGCGACCGCCGAGCTCGCGAGCGAACTGAAGCGCCGCCTCGGGCCGGCGTGTGGCGTGGAGATTTGTCATGGACGCGAGGGTGCGATCGCCGTGGCAACGCATCCGGCGGCCGCGATCGTCGTTTCGGCCTTGGTCGGTGCGCTCGGCTTGGGCCCCACGCTGGCCGCGATCGCTGCCGGCAAGGATATCGCGTTCGCCAACAAGGAAGTGCTGGTGGTCGCGGGCGAGATGATGACCGCCGCAGTGCGCGAGCGCGGAGTGCGCCTGCTGCCGGTGGACAGCGAGCACAACGCGATTTTCCAGTGTCTCGAGGGCCGCGGGCGCGCCGGCCTCAAGCGCATCGTCCTGACCGCGTCGGGCGGTCCGTTTCTCCGCCTGCCGGCCGATCGCTTCGCGTCGATAACCGTGGCCGAGGCACTCAACCATCCCACCTGGCGGATGGGCAACAAGATCACCATCGACTCGGCGACCCTGATGAACAAGGGATTGGAAGTGATCGAAGCGCACTGGCTGTTCGATCTTCCCGCCGAGCGCATCGACGTCGTCATCCATCCGCAAAGCGTCATTCATTCGATGGTCGAGATGATCGACGGTTCGGTGATCGCCGAGATGGCCGAGCCCGACATGGCGATCCCGGTTGCCTACGCGCTCGCGTTTCCCGATCGCCTGCCGCTTGACCATCTGAAGCCGCTCTCGCTGGTCGAGCGCGGCAACCTGACTTTCGAAGAGCCCGACCCGGCGCGCTTTCCGTGCCTTGGTCTCGCCTACCATGCGCTCGAGGCGGGCGGCACGATGGCGGCCTGTCTCAACGCGGCGAACGAGGAGCTGGTCGCGGCCTTTCTCGGCGGGCGTTCGCGCTTCGCCGACATTCCGCGCCATCTCGAAACCGTGATGACGCGTCACACGAACTGCCCTGCGCGCACGCTCGAGGATCTCTACGAGGTCGACGGGTGGGCGCGCGCCCAGGCGCGGGAGCTGATCGGACAGGCGCCTGCCGCAAGCCTCTGA